One window of the Salminus brasiliensis chromosome 1, fSalBra1.hap2, whole genome shotgun sequence genome contains the following:
- the tmc2a gene encoding transmembrane channel-like protein 2-A — MPKKSDATRKLEDVGIEIDGDAESADEVTNAKSKGGSKKPAGKRGKAAASEDGEDEDDDDEPPRGRRAANRRKAAQKQEEEDSDDEIPQRRAAGNRRRGKPGANGGENGETNKRNKRGGRKQKEDKGKGKGKDNDKSGKKNSSEDSKSEGGDEEEESMSEGERARLMEEVEEKKKLIANIRNKPWRMKRRLKHLKEAQLFVDKFEGALGKGKGRKLYAYKVMMMKKWIKFQRDFENFKTACIPWERKIKEVESHFGSSVASYFIFLRWMYGMNLVLFSLTFGLVVIPEVLMGLPYGSIPRKTVPREEQDTAMDYSVLTDFNGYCKYSVLFYGYYNNQRTIGFLKFRLPLSYLMVGIGTFGYSLMVVIRTMAKNADVGGGDGEDSEFTFAWKMFTSWDYLIGNAETADNKYASITTSFKESIVDEQENQKDENIHLRRFLRVLANFLITCTLGGSGYLIYFVVKRSQEFANMDDLGWYEKNELEIIMSLLGLVGPMLFETIAELEDYHPRIALKWQLGRIFALFLGNLYTFLLALFDEVNAKLEEEQSIKNASIWFMKEYYANYSANNPNETGTPPPVNPADVIRGPCWETTVGIEFVKLTISDIQVTYLTILIGDFLRALIVRFLNYCWCWDLEAGWPSYGEFDISGNVLGLVFNQGMIWMGAFYAPGLVGINVLRLLTSMYYQCWAVMACNVPHERVFKASKSNNFYMGLLLLILFLSLLPVVYTIMSLPPSFDCGPFSGKERMFDVIIETIELDLPSFLGTLFSYAANPGLIIPAILLMVLAIYYLNSVSEAYQNANLELKKKMQMARDEEKNRRNNKDSTNQVMKDLEDLLPNRSNVPPPEEKKDKPEERKPKVKPGAAGNAVNLQKDVSLASANPNARGPVTQAPGPRAPGPGAGRGRGQGPPPRH; from the exons ATGCCAAAGAAAAGCGATGCTACGAGGAAATTAGAGGATG ttgGAATAGAGATTGATGGAGATGCTGAGAGTGCAGACG AGGTCACGAATGCCAAAAGCAAAGGTGGCAGCAAAAAACCAGCAGGCAAACGAGGCAAGGCGGCTGCCAGCGAGGACGGCGAGGacgaagatgatgatgatgagccCCCGAGAGGTCGCAGAGCAGCCAACAGGAGAAAAGCGGCCCagaagcaggaggaggaggacagtgACGATGAAATTCCACAGAGGAGGGCCGCTGGAAACCGGAGGAGAGGCAAGCCGGGAGCGAACGGGGGTGAGAATGGGGAGACCAACAAGAGAAACAAGAGAGGCGGCAGGAAACAGAAGGAGGACAAAGGCAAGGGCAAAGGCAAAGACAATGACAAGAGTGGGAAGAAGAACAGTAG TGAGGACTCAAAGTCAGAGGGGggggacgaggaggaggagtccATGTCAGAGGGGGAGAGGGCCCGGCTGATGGAAGAGGTGGAGGAAAAGAAGAAGCTGATCGCAAACATTAGGAACAAGCCCTGGCGGATGAAGAGGAGACTCAAACATCTCAA GGAAGCACAGTTGTTTGTGGATAAGTTTGAGGGGGCACTGGGCAAAGGAAAAGGCAGGAAACTCTATGCCTACAAAGtcatgatgatgaag aaaTGGATCAAGTTTCAAAGAGATTTTGAAAATTTCAAAACTGCCTGCATTCCATGGGAGCGGAAAATAAAAGAGGTTGAGA GTCACTTTGGCTCTTCGGTGGCCTCTTACTTTATTTTCCTCCGGTGGATGTATGGCATGAACCTAGTCCTCTTCAGTTTAACCTTTGGCCTGGTCGTAATCCCCGAG GTTCTCATGGGCCTCCCCTATGGATCCATTCCTCGAAAAACAGTGCCACGGGAAGAACAGGACACAGCTATGGACTACTCTGTCCTCACAGACTTTAAC GGATACTGCAAGTATTCGGTCCTTTTCTATGGCTACTATAATAACCAGAGAACCATTGGCTTCCTGAAGTTCCGTCTCCCTCTGTCCTACCTGATGGTGGGCATTGGGACCTTCGGGTATAGCCTGATGGTTGTGATCCGAAC GATGGCTAAAAACGCAGACGTGGGGGGCGGGGACGGCGAGGACAGTGAGTTCACCTTCGCCTGGAAGATGTTCACCAGCTGGGACTATCTCATTGGCAATGCAGAGACGGCCGACAACAAGTATGCCTCCATCACCACCAGCTTCAAG GAGTCCATCGTGGACGAACAGGAGAACCAGAAGGACGAGAACATTCACCTGAGGAGGTTCCTGCGTGTTCTGGCCAACTTCCTCATCACCTGCACCCTGGGAGGCAGCGGCTACCTCATCTACTTTGTGGTTAAACGTTCTCAAGAATTTGCTAACATGGATGATCTAGGATGGTATGAGAAAAATGAG CTGGAGATCATCATGTCTCTTCTGGGATTGGTGGGCCCCATGCTGTTTGAAACCATTGCAGAGCTGGAGGACTACCACCCCCGTATCGCCCTCAAGTGGCAGCTTGGCCGCATTTTTGCTCTTTTCCTGGGCAACCTTTATACCTTCCTGCTGGCTCTGTTTGACGAGGTTAATGCAAAG TTGGAGGAAGAACAGTCAATAAAAAATGCTAGCATCTGGTTCATGAAGGAGTATTATGCCAACTACAGTGCAAATAACCCCAATGAGACCGGCACACCGCCCCCGGTCAACCCTGCTGATGTCATCCGAGGCCCATGCTGGGAGACAACAGTGGGGATA GAGTTTGTGAAGCTGACTATCTCAGATATCCAGGTGACCTATCTGACTATACTCATTGGAGACTTCCTGAGAGCTCTGATTGTACGGTTCCTCAACTACTGCTGGTGCTGGGACCTGGAGGCAGGCTGG CCTTCCTATGGTGAGTTTGACATCAGCGGCAATGTCCTCGGGTTGGTCTTCAATCAAGGGATGATCTG gaTGGGAGCATTTTACGCCCCTGGACTAGTGGGTATCAACGTTCTTCGTCTACTGACCTCCATGTACTACCAATGCTGGGCTGTCATGGCCTGCAATGTGCCTCATGAGAGAGTCTTCAAAGCCTCCAAATCCAATAACTTCTACATGGGCCTTCTTCTCCTCATCCTCTTCCTAAGTCTGCTGCCTGTGGTCTATACGATCATGTCACTACCCCCATCATTCGACTGTGGACCCTTCAG tggcaaggagagaATGTTTGATGTGATTATAGAGACCATAGAGCTGGATCTGCCCTCATTTTTGGGGACGCTGTTCAGTTATGCAGCAAACCCTGGCCTCATCATCCCTGCCATTCTACTGATGGT TCTGGCTATTTACTATCTCAACTCAGTGTCTGAGGCCTATCAAAATGCAAACTTGGaactgaaaaagaaaatgcagatg GCGAGAGACGAGGAGAAGAACAGGCGGAATAACAAAGACAGCACTAATCAAGTGATGAAAGATTTGGAGGACTTACTACCCAACCGCTCAAATGTGCCTCCtccagaagaaaagaaag